The following proteins are encoded in a genomic region of Syntrophales bacterium:
- the cobO gene encoding cob(I)yrinic acid a,c-diamide adenosyltransferase — METAADPREEVIGKYRRGIIQVYTGNGKGKTTAAFGQALRAVGQGLKVCIIQFMKGRKYGEYIAAERLSPDLTVYLSGLDSFVMRDNPAPLDIELAQKGLALAREAVSSGSYDMVILDEINVALDFKLVPLPEVIELIQQKPAALDIVLTGRYAPPEIIALADTASEMREIKHHYNAGIKDRAGIEY, encoded by the coding sequence ATGGAAACAGCAGCCGATCCACGGGAAGAGGTCATCGGAAAATACCGCCGGGGGATCATTCAGGTATATACCGGAAACGGCAAGGGAAAAACGACCGCCGCGTTCGGTCAGGCGCTGCGGGCCGTTGGCCAGGGGCTGAAAGTCTGCATCATCCAGTTCATGAAGGGGCGCAAATACGGGGAATACATAGCCGCTGAGCGCCTCTCCCCCGATTTGACCGTATATCTTTCCGGTCTTGACAGTTTTGTCATGCGCGACAATCCTGCCCCGCTCGACATCGAGCTTGCCCAAAAGGGCCTCGCTCTTGCCCGGGAGGCTGTCTCTTCGGGAAGCTACGATATGGTCATCCTCGACGAAATCAACGTAGCGCTCGACTTCAAATTAGTGCCCCTGCCTGAAGTAATCGAGCTGATTCAACAGAAACCGGCCGCGCTCGATATCGTTCTCACCGGCCGCTACGCCCCGCCGGAAATCATCGCCCTTGCCGATACGGCAAGCGAAATGCGGGAAATAAAACACCACTATAACGCCGGCATCAAAGACCGGGCGG